TTGCAAATGAGAAGGCATCAGTGGTATCGTAGGTATCAGTGCTCGCTGTCAGTCTCAATGTCGCTGTAACTGTTTCTCTTGATTTGGAGGCAACTTTGGTTCTTCTGAATCACAGGGATCATTAATTCTCTACTGGACGCATCCTTAGTTTTCTTGAATCGGAgggatatttttcttctcttgagtCATAGAGATTATTGGTTCTGTTTAAAGGTATCAATGGTTCTCCTCGGTTACAGGGATCACTGGTTCTCTTGAATTAGAAATATCACTCTCCCTCTTACTTATTCTCCTcacttatcatcatcttcaggtTCAGACTCATTAGATTTAAAATCATCTTCCTCAGAATCATTGTCCACATTTGAATCTGGGTCGGCTCTCGTCATGCATGAGtcatcataaccatcatcagTTACTAGAATCATCAGAAGTTGAATCatcagaatcagaatcagaGGCGTCCCTCATCATGCGTGAATCATTAGAAACACTAGAACCAGAATCAGAATCAGAGTCATCCCTCATCATACGTGAATAAGAACCAgaattactagaatcatcagaCTCATTAGAAGATGAAGCAGAATCAGAAGCAGAGGCGTCCCTCATCATTCGTGAAGAAgaattactagaatcatcagaCTCATTAGAAGATGAAGCAGAATCAGAAGCAGAGTCGTCCCTCATCATTCGTGAAGAAgaattactagaatcatcagaCTCATTAGAAGATGAAGCAGAATCAGAAGCAGAGTCGTCCCTCATCATTCGTGAAGAAgaattactagaatcatcagaCTCATTAGAAGATGAAGCAGAATCAGAAGCAGAGTCGTCCCTCATCATTCGTGAAGAAgaattactagaatcatcagaCTCATTAGAAGATGAAGCAGAATCAGAAGCAGAGTCGTCCCTCATCATTCGTGAAGAAgaattactagaatcatcagaCTCATTAGAAGATGAAGCAGAATCAGAAGCAGAGTCGTCCCTCATCATTCGTGAAGAAgaattactagaatcatcagaCTCATTAGAAGATGAAGCAGAATCAGAAGCAGAGTCGTCCCTCATCATTCGTGAAGAAgaattactagaatcatcagaCTCATTAGAAGATGAAGCAGAATCAGAAGCAGAGTCGTCCCTCATCATTCGTGAAGAAgaattactagaatcatcagaCTCATTAGAAGATGAAGCAGAATCAGAAGCAGAGTCGTCCCTCATCATTCGTGAAGAAgaattactagaatcatcagaCTCATTAGAAGATGAAGCAGAATCAGAAGCAGAGTCGTCCCTCATCATTCGTGAAGAAgaattactagaatcatcagaCTCATTAGAAGATGAAGCAGAATCAGAAGCAGAGTCGTCCCTCATCATTCGTGAAGAAgaattactagaatcatcagaCTCATTAGAAGATGAAGCAGAATCAGAAGCAGAGGCGTCCCTCATCATTCGTGAATCAGTAGAAGAATCAGAAGTAGAGTCGTCCCTCATCATGCGTGAAGAAgaattactagaatcatcagaCTCTTCAGAAGATGAAGCTGAATCAGAAGCAGAGGCGTCCCTCATCATACGtgaatcaccatcatcatcagtggcCATAAGGCGTGGAGAGATCCCCCGGTCAACAGCCACATCCCTGCAGAAGTGAACGCCggtgagagatggaggagtggagaggacaggGCGGGGGGAAAGTTGATAATGGTTGAGGGAAGTGTGAAAACATATGTGAAGGGAAGTGTGGAGGCAtaggtgaaggaaagtgaggaggaaagagagagaaagtggaggagagtggaagaaagagcAGGTATAAGTAGAAGTAGGTAAACAAAAGTCACTTATACACAAGTGCACCTATACACAAGCGTGTATAGGTGCAGGAAAGCGGAGGCATAagtagagaaaaatggagagaagtgttttttttttttttttttatgtaggaaggatactggccaagggcaacaaaaatctcataaaaaaaaatgcccactgaaatgccagtcccataaaagggtcaaagcagtggtcaaaaattggtggaaaagtgtcttgaaacctccctcttgaaggaattcaagtcataggaaggtggaaatacagaagaaggcagggagttccagagtttaccagagaaagggatgaatgattgagaatactggttaactcttgcgttagagaggtggacagaataggggtgagagaaagaagaaagtcttgtgcagcgaggccgcggaaggagaggaggcatgcagttagcaagatcagaagagcagttggcatgaaaatagcggtagaagacagctagatatgcaacattgcggcggtgagagaggcaaGCGTGTGGGAAACTGGTGGAAAGTTAAAGTATGAGTAGACGAAagtggagaggcagagagagatggaggaaaatggagagaagcgTGGAGATAAGTGAAGAAACTGAGCTGCAAGGACAGGGACAAAAACtggagacaaaaataaaggaggagggatggagaaactaagggaagcaaaaaaaaaaaatattagataaaaaagacagggaaaagcagaaataacttgagccttccatcacctgaatatcAAGCGATTTAAATTTCTGGCCGATTTATTGCAGGTCTGTtctccaaaaactccttcattaatagaacgtgcaaaaatctttcaaaatctaactcccttcgtgacttctgtcaCCTAtcaaaaaaacatctccaataattttgtttcttgatctttcccttctttatttcaacccgatagcaccactgccatctcatctatttctaaagctcaaCTCTTTGCTAAGACGtttgctaaaactctaccttggatgattcaagacttctttctccctctcctcgaaCCTTTGAATACTTCATGTtgcccattaaaatcctttccactgatgttttccatgccctcgcttttttaaaccctcggaaggcttatggacctaatgaaATCCAAAActctgcctccgtgcttgcactttggctagtcaaactctttaaaCTCTGtgtatcaacatctacctttctttcttgctgtaaGGTTGCTTACAATCAGCCTGttactaaaaagggtgaccgttcaaatcccttaaactaccgttctattgctttaattccctacctatctaaagtttttaatctattctcaacaggaaggttttgatatagtctggcacaaagcttcgatttccaaactaccctcctgtagcttctctctttctctctgtaactttatctcaagtttcctttgtgaccgttctattgctgttgtgataGACGAtcattgttctcctaaatctattaacagtggtgttcctcagggttctatcctgtcaccgattctcttcctattatccatCAGTGATCTAAACCAAGAAGAGTGATctaaacttgttgtcctatcctCCCCTACGCTAATAATACCATCCTGTACTTTCCCaggtcttttcatagacgtccaacccttcaggaagtaaacagttcatacaGGGAAGccaatttctgattgaggcagagcaaacttagtattgttcaatgcctcaaaaactcaattcctccatctatcaactcgacacaaccttccattcaactatcccctcttcttcaatgacacttaactgttcctctcttctccactgaacttcctcggtctgtcttttacttacaatctaaataagaaacttcacatctcagctctagctaaaaacagcttctctaaagttaagtgttctgagccgtctccaccagtttttctcatcccaggagcttctaactctgtacaggagccttatccgcccatgtatagagtatgcttcacatgtatgtggATATGGAGTTTCCACTAATACCGCTATTTTTATACAGCGTGTaatcaagagcttttcgttttatcgactcctctcctctaacggaCTGTCTTCAAcgtctttctcatcgccgtaatgttgcatctcttgctttaTTCTTCaactattttcatactaactgcttttctgatcttgttaactgcatgctaactcctcctgtggcctcgttccacaagactttcttctttttctcatccctattgtGTCCGCCtttctaatggaagagttaaccaatattctcaaccattcatttctttctgtggTAAATTCTGggactccctacctgcttctgtatcttcTCTTCAAGAGGATGATTCTTTTgacattttgttttccttttttctggacgcaatgggattttttttcctctttttgttcttcttggccagtgaccctctaacgtaaaaaaaaaaaaaaaaaagatcgaaaGAGACTCCCAAAAAGGGGAAAGATAAATACGGATAAGCACAAAAATGCAGagataaagacaaagaaaagaataaaagacaatAATCAAGATAAGAAAACCACAAAATATTATTTAGTGTGACAACACCATTTTATGACCCACACTAAAGACCTTGAAGTGAATGGAGAGTAAAGCCATTAGTAAGATTAAAAACTTGCTTTTCTTCTGTTGTCATACTTTGCAATAATTTCAACACCAGCTCCTCCAAATTCCAAGAAGTCAATGGAGAGAAATGCCATTTACTTTAGTAAGAATAAATATTAACTTTATATGTATGCAGCTTTGCTAACATTGAAAGCACTGtacaaaaatacagtaaaatccctcttatccggcatcaacgggaccgccgacatgccggatacttgaatattgccggatacttgaatagaagtgaaattatgtccacaatcaccaccctacactcacgcatcttaccataacaaagatcagctgatcttaatcagcagctgatctgatcagctgcttaagtgtaagcacaacacgcttcctcttttctacaactttaggcatgataaagcagtgcacacgcgggactgagtcactgagtaaacacagtgcagttgGCTgcaggtggcgcgaagcagtgcgctctggtggcgaggggacaaagtatgcctaacgcgggaattttaatcgattttatgagtacacattgattttttattgattttaaagcTCGGGGAAATATGTGCCGGATACTTCaagctgctggatactcgaatgtcggatgagagggattttactgtacatgcAAGGACACAGAATTGAAGATTAATTTTGTCTCCTAAGTTAGAGTGCACAGTGATACATTTCTGACACTGAAATAGCAAGATAGGTGTATTAATAAAGTTGTAGGTGAATGCCATcccgtgtgggattgccggcctCTTATATAGATGGATTATAGGCTAGGAAAATAAATGCCCAGTAAGATAATAAtggtggaggaggcggtggtgtcTTACCCAGCAAGAAGGCCAAGGGAGAGTGGGGATTGGGCAgcaggaagatggaaggataaTGCTGCTCTCGCCACACACAACAGGCCAACGAAGGCGACCAAGAACCTGCAGGAGAAGAGCAGAGGTACAGTCGCGGTCATGGGGACTGAAGGCTGCATTATTGTACTCTAGCAGCCCACAGTGGTGTACTTGACCTACGAACATAATCTATTACAATGTTGCTATTGAAAGTGAAAAATAG
The DNA window shown above is from Scylla paramamosain isolate STU-SP2022 chromosome 41, ASM3559412v1, whole genome shotgun sequence and carries:
- the LOC135093129 gene encoding dentin sialophosphoprotein-like — protein: MRFLVAFVGLLCVARAALSFHLPAAQSPLSLGLLAGDVAVDRGISPRLMATDDDGDSRMMRDASASDSASSSEESDDSSNSSSRMMRDDSTSDSSTDSRMMRDASASDSASSSNESDDSSNSSSRMMRDDSASDSASSSNESDDSSNSSSRMMRDDSASDSASSSNESDDSSNSSSRMMRDDSASDSASSSNESDDSSNSSSRMMRDDSASDSASSSNESDDSSNSSSRMMRDDSASDSASSSNESDDSSNSSSRMMRDDSASDSASSSNESDDSSNSSSRMMRDDSASDSASSSNESDDSSNSSSRMMRDDSASDSASSSNESDDSSNSSSRMMRDDSASDSASSSNESDDSSNSSSRMMRDDSASDSASSSNESDDSSNSSSRMMRDASASDSASSSNESDDSSNSGSYSRMMRDDSDSDSGSSVSNDSRMMRDASDSDSDDSTSDDSSN